From the genome of Geminicoccaceae bacterium:
GCGATCACGGAGCCTGCCAGCGCATGTTTGCGCATGTAGCTGAAGGCGTCGTCATTGAGGACATAACCGCCATGACCGGCGCGCAGCAGTTCGAGAAAATTCACCCGGCTCTTGGAAAACGTCGTCGCGAAGTGGGTGAAGCGGTCATCGCCGATCTGGGTGGTGAAGCCGTTTTTGGCGCCATGCCGGGCGCCGGTGTCATCGACGGTGATCCATTTCGCGCTCTCGAGACCGGCGCGGAACAGCTCCGTGGCCTCGTCATGCAAATCGCCTGGATCATTGTTCAACAGCCGGATGACCTGGCACTTGGAAATGACGATGCCGATCTCGTTCAGCATCGCCGTCAAGCGTTCCGTCGTGACCTGGCCCTGGACGTGCTGCAGAATGATGAACCGCACCAGTTCAGGCCCGAAATGCCCGCACAAGCCCTGGGGCAACGGCGCTGTCACCGTTCGCCCGTCCGGCGTCATCCAGCGCTCCCGGCGATAGCGGATCACCCGGCTCTCCAGCCGCAGATCCTGCACGACAAAATCCTCATACCCCTTGAACCGCGAGCCGGGCGGCGCCTCAACCCCGAGCTTCTGCTCCTCGCTCACCACAGGAACCCGCCGGCTGGCCTTCGACGAACCACCCCGCTTGCCCTTGCCGCCTCGCTTGCCTGTGGCCGTCGATGTTCCGGCCTTCGCTGCCATCCCCGACGGTTTGATCTTCGGCCGCCCTTTCAGCCCCTTGAGCCGGGCAATCTCATCCCGCAATGCTGCATTCTCCGCCTCCAGCAAAGCGACGCGCTCCAGCAGCGCCGCAACCAAATCGCGGAGATCATCAAGGCCGAGTGTGGCGAGGTTGGTGGCATTGGGCTTGGACATAACAAACTTGAATCACGTCCCATCGCTCTTGGGAATCGAGAACATATTCTTATTCCATGCGCGCAGATCAAGCCTCAAAAATCCAGTCCGCCCGGACTTTTGCACCGGTTACCGTCAAGGCGAGCAACCATCGAAAGAAACAGTTCGAATTCCTCATTGCGCATCAGTCGGTTCTCCCAAATTCATGGAGAACATAACATGAACAACAGCTAATGGGAACTGAGCCACTTCTTTTCTAGCGCAAGATCATGATGGGCCGTCGACGATCTCCCTGAAGCGTCCGGACGTCGCAATTCCGGGCCAGGCTGCTGTTCTTCGGTCTGATTGCCCAATCTCCTGACCGAGCCGTTGTCCTATGACTGCCCGCCACCATCGGGACTGGCGTGGACGGCAAAGGCTTGCAGCCGGGTTTCCTGCGGTCTGATCCAGCGATATTCCTCACGCACGCCGGCAGAGGTCAGGCTGCGGGCAACCGTCAACACGGTGTTGGGGTCGTGATCGGCGCAAAGGTCGGTCATGTGGCGCATCTCCTCCCCGGCGACCGGCAAGGCCACATCAATCGAAGGGGCGCCGTAGTGGCTGACGAAATGCCCGGCCAGCCGATGGGTCAGCGCTGCACATTCGCCAGGCGTGATTCGTGTCACGGCAACGAAGGTGACGCGACCGAAGCTGTCCAGCCCCAACCAGCCATTGGCAAAGGCCTGGCGCGCCTTGCCGCTCAGATCGGCGTCGGTCCAGTTGGAAAATTCGAACCCGCCGCTTATCGCCCATTCGCCTGTCACCGCCGGGCGATGAAAGATACGACTGTCACTTTCGTCGAAATGCACGGCACGGGCAAGGTACATGTCAGGTCTCCGGAATTGCGGACAGGGGCTCGGCGGTCGCAGCTTCACCCTGCAAGGCAGTCCTTGCGAAGTCCCCGTCAAGCCCCGGGCAACCGCCCTCGCCCCGTTCCATGCACAACCCCTGCCATTCGCGCATCAAAACGGAGCGACCCAGCCGGTTGTCCAGGCACGACAGCCAGTAAAGGCTGTGGCGGCCCCATGCGCCCAGAAGGTCGGATGCTGTCAGCGGACACCCTTCCCCGGCCAGCGAAGTCTGCCCCGGCATCTCGCCGCCTTCCGTTCCGTTCGCGGAACGCAGTGTCACGTCGCAACCGACCACCAGCCAGTCCGGGACGACCGCCGGATCGCATGTTGCCGCCGCCACGCGAAACCCGCCTGCCCGGGCACCGTTGAGCCACAGGACGCCATCCCGCCCCAGCAGGAGTTGCAATTCGCTCGGGCCGAGACTGCCGATCGCATTCTGCATCCCGACCATACAGGCCGGCAATGCCGCCATCGCACGGACCAATGCCACGTCAGGGGCGAGGACCATCGCCGCCTGCAAGGTCCGGGCGGTTTCCCGCCAGCATACCAGACCCGCGTCCACGCCCGCCATGGCCCGCCCGCGGGCAACCTGCATCGGTTCGTCGACACAGGCCAGTGCGGACATCAGCGGCGGCAGATCGGGTACCGGGCCCGGCCGGTGTCGCGACGGACCGGACATCATGCGTGGCCGACCCCGATCAGCCGGCGGGCAAGTTCGCGGAAGCTCCTGGCCTGCTCGCTGCATGCATCGCTGACGACGATCGGCGCACCGCCATCGGCAGCAGTCCGGATGGACAGATGCAGCGGTATTTCGACCAGCAATGGCACACCCAGACGTTCCGCCTCGGCCCTCACGCCGCCATCGCCGAAGATGTGCTCGCGCGCGCCGCAGGTCGCGCAGACATGGACCGACATGTTCTCGACCAGTCCAAGGATCGGCACGTGCATCTTGCGCAACATGTCGATCCCCTTGCGCGCATCCAGCAGGGCGATGTCCTGCGGGGTCGAGACAATGATCGCACCATCGACGCGCACCTTCTGGGCCAATGTCATCTGCACGTCGCCCGTTCCGGGAGGCAGGTCAACGATCAGGACATCGAGCGCTCCCCATTGCACCTGGAACAGCATCTGCTGGAGAGCCCCCATCAGCATCGGGCCGCGCCAGATCACGGCCTCGTCCTCCGAGGTCAACAGGCCGAGGCTCATCAGCGTGACGCCATGGTTGCGCAACGGCAGGATGGTCCGGCCATCGGGACTGGCCGGGCGGCCGCTCACACCCAGCATGCGGGGCTGGCTGGGACCATAGACATCGGCATCAAGCAGCCCCACGCGGCGCCCTTCGGCGGCCAGTGCCGTTGCCAGATTGGCAGCCACCGTGGACTTGCCGACACCGCCCTTGCCGGATGCGATGGTAATCACGTTCCGGATACCCGGAACCGGTTCGGGACCCGACGTCGCGGCCGGCCCCAGATCCGGTGGCGGCCGCTGCGAATGCGCCGTCATCGCGATCGCCACCCGGTTCGCTCCCATCTGGTGCAACACCTCTTCCGCAGCGGCCTTCACCGCCTGCATCTGGGGAGCGGCCTGCTGGGCGATCTCCATCACGAACCGCACGGAATCGCCATCGACCATCAGCGCACGGACCAGACCGGCGTCCACCATGTCCCGACCGGAAAGCGGGTCGGTAACGGTCTTCAGCGCGGCGAGGACGTCATCTCGCGTCAGGCTCAATCGGAAGGCCCCATAATTTCACCAGTGACGACATGCTCCAGATCGAGTTCTTCAACGGTCAGCACCACCTTGACCTTGAACGGACCCCTTGCTTCGGCGTTGCGCACAGCTTCTTCGATCACCTGTTGCGACGTCACGCCAACCTGCTTGAGGAACTTGCGCATCGACATATTGAATTCGTCATTCATCCGTCTCATCCCTTCTGAGATAATCTTCGGTCGTACGCGGGCGACGCAGTCCCATCGCCATGGGATTTTCACCGCGGAAGTGGGCCTCGACCCGGCAATCCTCGCACATCCGGATGAGCCGCGATTGCACGCTGCCGGCAAACATCGGATGCTGGCCTTCCAGCTTCTCGACGATCCGGCGGATCGTCGACGCCGTCCCGAACGGCTTGCCGCATTCAATGCAGGCAAAGGGCTCTTCTTCGTGCAGGATGCGCGCCGAAAGCGCCCCATCACGGGGATCGAAGCGCGGATTCAGCCCGATTGCGCCTTCCGGACAGATCGTGACGCACAGACCGCACTGCAGGCAGGCATCCTCCTGGAAGCGCAGTTGCGGACGTTCGGGATTGTCCATCAACGCCCCCGATGGACATAGCGAGACGCAGGACAGGCACAACGTACAGGCGCCACGATCCAGCACCACCTCGCCATAGGGAGCCCCGGCAGGCAACGGCACCGGGTCGGTGAGGCCAAGCGCCCTTGCCGACAGCCGGGCGATCTGGCGGCGATTGCCCATCGGCAGAACCGGCGCCACGGGGTCGGGGGTATTCCCGTCATAAAGCACATCGGACAACCCATCCGGATCGGCCACATCCAGCAGCGACAGGCGATCCCCGGCACCCATCGCACGGGCCAGCGCCAGTTCGTCCTGCAACGGTCCGACTTCGGTACGCGGACCGGGCAGAACCGTCACCGACGCGAAGCCCAGCGCCAGCGATGCCAGCGCCTCGGCATGGCCGAAGGCGTTCAATGCGGTGATCTCCAGCGGCAGGACATCGGCAGGCAGCCCCCTTCCCGAACGGGCGGAAAGGCGGATCATCTGCGCCCCGTGATCGTCGTGAACGAGCAGGCGCGGAGACCTGCCGCCGGCCCTGCGGTAGGTCGCGGCCAGCACCTCAAGCCGGCGCAGCAGATGAGCCAGAGGCGGTGTCTCACAGGTGATGGCACCTGATGGGCAGACAGAGGAGCAACCGCCGCAACCAGCGCAGACATGCGGATCGACAACGACATGATCCCCCTCGGGCGCAAGCGCACCGGTCGGGCAGACATTCAGGCACCGGGTACATCCGGTCTTGCTGGCACGGGAATGGGCACAGGACGACGGATCGACACGAATGTGCAAGGGCTTTTCGAACACGCCCACCATCTGTGCAGCGTCGGCCAGCAGCTCCGCCACCGCACGGGGGCTGTCCGGATCGGC
Proteins encoded in this window:
- a CDS encoding transposase — translated: MSKPNATNLATLGLDDLRDLVAALLERVALLEAENAALRDEIARLKGLKGRPKIKPSGMAAKAGTSTATGKRGGKGKRGGSSKASRRVPVVSEEQKLGVEAPPGSRFKGYEDFVVQDLRLESRVIRYRRERWMTPDGRTVTAPLPQGLCGHFGPELVRFIILQHVQGQVTTERLTAMLNEIGIVISKCQVIRLLNNDPGDLHDEATELFRAGLESAKWITVDDTGARHGAKNGFTTQIGDDRFTHFATTFSKSRVNFLELLRAGHGGYVLNDDAFSYMRKHALAGSVIARLEAHDTRTFADRGAFSAHLGELGIDQLDVHPDPVKIATEAALWGSIHHHGLLNDTVIVSDGAGQFRVGQHALCWVHAERLIHKLVGFNESQRRAIDLLRQLVWWFYADLKAYKQAPQRSRAAQLRARFDRIFKRKTGFATLDRLLARLHARKPELLLVLDRPEIPLHTNGSENDIRCHVTKRKISGGTWSDAGRQARDTLLGCMKTCQKLDVSFFQLLGHRLAVPYTTEIPPLAQLVTAAKV
- a CDS encoding Mrp/NBP35 family ATP-binding protein: MSLTRDDVLAALKTVTDPLSGRDMVDAGLVRALMVDGDSVRFVMEIAQQAAPQMQAVKAAAEEVLHQMGANRVAIAMTAHSQRPPPDLGPAATSGPEPVPGIRNVITIASGKGGVGKSTVAANLATALAAEGRRVGLLDADVYGPSQPRMLGVSGRPASPDGRTILPLRNHGVTLMSLGLLTSEDEAVIWRGPMLMGALQQMLFQVQWGALDVLIVDLPPGTGDVQMTLAQKVRVDGAIIVSTPQDIALLDARKGIDMLRKMHVPILGLVENMSVHVCATCGAREHIFGDGGVRAEAERLGVPLLVEIPLHLSIRTAADGGAPIVVSDACSEQARSFRELARRLIGVGHA
- a CDS encoding 4Fe-4S binding protein, which encodes MNRTILLCNCAASQPVDADRIAAATGRTVSRVHSALCTTEMEQVLTALREGEIVIACGQEAARFGAMAAGVGRPVPQCVDIRDRAGWSDDADPAPKQAALLAEALLPAAETPVMDVESGGTVLVVGDAGPALAAAEVLSRTMAVTVLLPATPDLVEAPAAFQVVVGRLAGVTGSLGRFSVRIDRLQMLDPAGRGPPRFTGPRDGARSNCDVVVDLSGDRPLFPAHEKRDGYLRADPDSPRAVAELLADAAQMVGVFEKPLHIRVDPSSCAHSRASKTGCTRCLNVCPTGALAPEGDHVVVDPHVCAGCGGCSSVCPSGAITCETPPLAHLLRRLEVLAATYRRAGGRSPRLLVHDDHGAQMIRLSARSGRGLPADVLPLEITALNAFGHAEALASLALGFASVTVLPGPRTEVGPLQDELALARAMGAGDRLSLLDVADPDGLSDVLYDGNTPDPVAPVLPMGNRRQIARLSARALGLTDPVPLPAGAPYGEVVLDRGACTLCLSCVSLCPSGALMDNPERPQLRFQEDACLQCGLCVTICPEGAIGLNPRFDPRDGALSARILHEEEPFACIECGKPFGTASTIRRIVEKLEGQHPMFAGSVQSRLIRMCEDCRVEAHFRGENPMAMGLRRPRTTEDYLRRDETDE